The following nucleotide sequence is from Triticum dicoccoides isolate Atlit2015 ecotype Zavitan chromosome 7B, WEW_v2.0, whole genome shotgun sequence.
ATGCTGCTTTATTTAAATTCTAGAAGTCCCATTGTAAGCCTGACAAGGTATAGCATGCAAAAATAGTTTAATCGTTATCTAATCGCTGTTAGGTTTTCTCTTCTCTATTTGAAAGATATAATCTTGTGAGGATTGGTTGCCTCTGCCTTTTTTGTTGCCTGCTACAAATTGTGTATTGTTTTGTTCATAGTCTGTTGCATTTTGCACTTTGATTGGAATATGAAATATCTGGAATAGTTGAACAGTTAGTAACTACTAGCACTGCCATGGTAGACACACACGGTTCTGTTTTGGCCAAGTTGCTTAGAGCAGACAGTTTTGTTATTAATTTCCATGGGCTAATACCAATGTGATGTACATGTAACTTTTATGTCCGGCCGACAGCTACCCTGGACGTCCTTACGGACTTGAGATCCATGACTAAGAGCACTCCCAATGTATGTAGGTACTGCTCTGCCCATAAACAAGCTTATCGATGCCCAATTTCGATCTGTTTTCCATCCACGTATATTGTTCTCTCAATTAGTAATACAAATTAGCGTCTGCTTTCATTAAAATTAGGTAAATTTTGAAGTCTCAAAATCCAAAATAATTTCCGGAATATGCgaaatttccaaaatttcacatattCTTGTTTCCTAAATTAAAAATCTTGGACAGGATGATGATTTTCCTGATAGCAATTTCAATGACGAAAATGAAATACGAACTGTTAGGCTGATGCAatatttcattttcttctttgaaaTTGCATCGTGCATTTCACTGATTTGGTTTTGCATGGATTTACACAAATATTTGCTTCCATTGAGCATCATGTGCAGAGGTAATTCTCCAATTGAAAGCAAGTTTGATTCTTTTTGAGAAATCAAAGAAGTTTATTTTGATCCAAATTCTACAATAGAATTTTGACCACTCTTTGTGTATCTACGAAGTGCCATATATTCGATCCATCATCTGATAAAAACTTTATAAGCCAAATGTTACATATTTAATATGTTTTTCAGGGATTAATGTCGCAACCCAGCGATTTCACACCAAAAGGGAACATAAGGGAGAGGCAGAAGCAAATTGACTGGGAGTTACGACATGTAAACTCTCAAATAGCATGCAAACTCAAAATTATTTTATCATGTCAATTGCAACACACGGTCTGTTTTGCACGTAGAATTTTCATGAACTGCGGATGTGTTTTGCAAATAGATATGGATACACGTCAAAGTTTCTCCTATTGTGACGCATGAGCATTGATGTTATGCTGGCTACAAATGATATGGGACCAGAAAGGAGCAATGTTGGAGTTGGGGAGCTAGGGTTTGGAGTTGGTGCAAGTCGCGACGATTGGAGGAAGGTGTTGAAGTACCATTCCTAATCTTGCCTAACACAAAAAAATAGGTTTTGCTTGCTATCAGTGTTACTCCAGATTTATCTGCCCGACAACTTAATTCAAATTTGTTCGCAatattatttattttcatttattttaaAGTTGAACAAAGTTGGCTTGGGATCACATCTCATGTTTCAAAATGGCATCCTGAAGAGACCTACCCTCAATCGATCCATGGAAAACGTCATGTTAAAACAAAGGACGGTTCACATAAGAAGGTCTTGAAATGCTTATCATTTTAGAGACGTGCTATTTTTTTCATCTcctgttgcaacacacgggcatgttTACTAGGCCTACGGCTATAGCATCATCCACAGAATTACTCTATATATAAGATCCAAAGCATCAACATCACACATTACATCATCTGAAGGAACATAACATCATCCACATATAAGTACCAACTAAAGCAACTACAGAACATGAAACCAACTATAAGGAAGAAGGTTGTCGGCCGACGAGCACTGCCCACCGCCGGAACCCGAAGTCCACCTACAAATAGcatcatcactacaaaatgaagAATCACAGCTGTTTAGCATGGCATTTTGTCTAGTTCTAAGTTTGTGGCTTTGAAAATGTTCTAACTGTGAAAAATTGCATCTTGAGAGTAGGGGACTTACAAAAAGAGGTGATCCACGGCTCGAGGTAGAAGTATGACCAGCATCACCACCTGGGTTATGAACTGGGTGGCAGGGTTCCGTGAAGCAGGATTACCATCACCAAGAACAGAAGAACCACCACCTACGTTTGATCCGTGGTTGGATCCCTACATTGTATTCGAAAGAGACATTAAGGAGAGATCTGAAGCTATTTGCTAAAAAATGATAGGTAATTCTTGACTAGGTTGGCAATGTACGAATCGGAGTCCCGTCGCCACACACGTGCCAAGAATTCTTCGATCGTCAGCATTACTGGACCGGTCCAGGATTAGGTGGTGGTAGTCCCATTGGTGGAGCCCGAGTCTCATACATATTCTACACGTTAGCTGACAAAGCGAAGACGGAGGTCAAAAATAGTGAAAGCTCAAATTTTAGCTAGCTTGGATCTAAGTGGTGAAAACTAACTAACCTGCATTTGTTGGGCACGGTAGTCGTCGAGCAAAGTCCGTTTGGCATCGTGTTCTACCTCTTGACGATAAGCATCTAGATACCTAAAGTAGGCCTAAAATTTGACGCAATGGATCTAATCAGCATAGCGATGCAGGAAAGGAAAGTGTGAAAGAGGGTGAAAAGGAGAGATGCTTACCTCTTCCTCTCTGGACAGGCTAGGATGTGCTGGGGATGGGTTTGCCGCACTCGCGCCAGTGGTGGAAGTCTGGAGTTGTACGTAGCTGACGGTGGGCTGGATCACGCCATGAAGAACCCCAGAGCAGCCATGGGGCCTGCCGGGTCCGGACATAACCACCGCCGCCTGTCAGTCTCCGACCATGTGGGATCAGCTCCATCCAAATTCCGCTCACTAAATGCAGCCTTATAGTTTGTTAGTACCATGATCAGACTTGTTTTTCATGTTTTGGTGAGCACAAGCAATAAAAGGTAAAATGATGATCTGTTTTCACCCGCAAAAATATAATGATAATCTGTTTTGGGAGAATATGTTGATCCTCCCCGTCATTTCCTTACATACTACCATTTACAAGAAGGTGACACAACAAAATAAAcagcaaaataaaaggtaaaatgGAAGTATGTAAGGAAATGTTGGCAAGCGGTACTCCTTGAGAATCAAAGACACCAACAGAAATGTGGCACAGCAAAATAAATAGCTCAGCGAATCAAATTATAATATGGTAACTAAAATTGCCCGTGTTTCTTTGAGTTTGGTGGTCTACCCGCATCAAAGTGCAGGTGACCTGAGGAGCAAATTTTTGTTTTGCAGTACTGATTCTGAACCAAATATAGATCCATTAActaccttttttattttctttaagtTTGCCTTATATCTAACAGTGCAAGTACACTTCATTATTCCCATACAAAAAAAGTAAATATGTGTTTCCCACATATACAAATATCAAACTCATCACGCTCCTTAGATGCAATGACATATGTGAATATGTGTTTCCCACACAGACAAATGTCAAACTTATCAGCTCCTTGGTCGCAAATACATGTGTTAATAGACTTGCCATGTTACTACCTATTCGTACAATGACAAGTTCATCACTGTAAGACTGGGTGTTATCCATATGGGACTGGGCCAGCTGCACCAAAGAGGGGATACAATTTCTTGCGTACTGTCATCGTCCAAGTTGAGAACACCTATGTCCCGAGGATTCGTCTTATACTTCCAACTATATTCCTCATCATCTGCGAAATAGACATGATTTTCCTTCAGTTGCGGATATTCTTCAGCACTAAGGTACTGCGACTGGTTACGCCCAAGAAACAACACGTGATGATGCAAGCCATTTATTTCCACAAGCGCTTTTGCTGCCATATCAACTTTGTATAACAAGATTTTTCTAGTTTTACCTATGAGGTCCTCATAACCCGCATCTATGAGTTCATTCTCCCTGCAGACTAGCAGCAAACGGTCCCACGGTGCCTGAACAACATACCACATGTCCCAACTAATGTAATTGTCAATCCCATCTATGATTATGCTCCAGGTGCTGGAAGGGCCACTGAGATCAAACGCATCAATTCTTCCAGTTCTCGTGAATGCATACAATAAATCATGCATGTAGATGCATTCTTTATAGTCACAACCCGGCGGCAGCAAGGTCCACTTACAATCTCCTATCTTTGCAAACGAAAGCTCACCATCTGGACCGTGGATGATAACCACAATGTAGCTTCCTGCCGACGGATCCGGAAAGATAAATGCCCTGACATAGAGGTGGTCACGAAGCTCGTCGGGAGCATAGGTTAACATTTTGGGATCAACAAGTTTGGAGCCTGACTCCGCACAGTACACTTGCTCGGGCAATCCATATTTAACAATTGTACCTGCATCGTCAAAGATTGGCTCTACATAATCGATGGTGATCACCGGCGGGAGAGCAATCTGTTGACCAGTGATCGGATTGATAAGGTGGAGCTCAGACTTGTCATCTGCGGTAACTAGCCAACCATGCGAGGACCCAATCAGATACCTACTGCGGATGGGCGGATCCGGGAGAGTTAGATTGTAGACCCTCTTCTCCGCAAGGCTGTAGAGACAAGCGACG
It contains:
- the LOC119339875 gene encoding uncharacterized protein LOC119339875 encodes the protein MEASCSLARIVSFAHFGLRILPKLLALSPDSLGKFRKVSPPMETETAVRNLPELPQDVLMEIFSLLEIPDLMRAASVSTSWRSAYTSLCNELEQYKRPQTPCLLYTSESAGENVACLYSLAEKRVYNLTLPDPPIRSRYLIGSSHGWLVTADDKSELHLINPITGQQIALPPVITIDYVEPIFDDAGTIVKYGLPEQVYCAESGSKLVDPKMLTYAPDELRDHLYVRAFIFPDPSAGSYIVVIIHGPDGELSFAKIGDCKWTLLPPGCDYKECIYMHDLLYAFTRTGRIDAFDLSGPSSTWSIIIDGIDNYISWDMWYVVQAPWDRLLLVCRENELIDAGYEDLIGKTRKILLYKVDMAAKALVEINGLHHHVLFLGRNQSQYLSAEEYPQLKENHVYFADDEEYSWKYKTNPRDIGVLNLDDDSTQEIVSPLWCSWPSPIWITPSLTVMNLSLYE